In a genomic window of Streptomyces pristinaespiralis:
- a CDS encoding MBL fold metallo-hydrolase, with the protein MSMPQHDTEQIQVRTFGGPTALFEYGGLRFLTDPTFDGPGDYPSAGPTLVKTAPATAAPADLGPVDVVLLSHDEHADNLDTSGRALLDDVPLTLTTPGGGQRLGKKAKGLADWESVELDRPDGGGTVTVTGVPAVHGPGPREKVEPFTGQVVGFVLTGQGLPTVYVSGDNASLDAVKETAQRFGPVDTAILFAGAPRFPMLFDGGLLVLDSAQAAEAARILGARRVVPVHHDSWTHFTEGRDQLEAAFTAAGLADRLDRDWLRRA; encoded by the coding sequence ATGAGCATGCCTCAGCACGACACCGAGCAGATCCAGGTCCGCACGTTCGGCGGCCCCACCGCCCTCTTCGAGTACGGCGGCCTGCGCTTTCTGACCGACCCGACCTTCGACGGCCCCGGCGACTACCCCTCGGCCGGCCCGACCCTGGTCAAGACGGCGCCCGCGACCGCCGCCCCCGCCGACCTCGGCCCCGTCGACGTGGTCCTGCTCTCGCACGACGAACACGCGGACAACCTCGACACCTCCGGTCGCGCCCTGCTCGACGACGTACCGCTGACCCTCACCACGCCCGGCGGCGGACAGCGCCTGGGGAAGAAGGCCAAGGGCCTGGCCGACTGGGAGTCGGTCGAGCTGGACCGTCCGGACGGTGGCGGCACGGTGACCGTGACCGGCGTCCCCGCCGTCCACGGCCCCGGGCCTCGTGAGAAGGTCGAGCCGTTCACCGGCCAGGTCGTCGGCTTCGTCCTGACCGGCCAGGGCCTGCCCACCGTCTACGTCAGCGGCGACAACGCCTCCCTCGACGCGGTCAAGGAGACGGCCCAGCGCTTCGGCCCGGTGGACACCGCCATCCTCTTCGCCGGAGCGCCCCGCTTCCCCATGCTCTTCGACGGCGGGCTGCTCGTCCTGGACAGCGCCCAGGCCGCGGAAGCCGCCCGGATCCTCGGCGCACGCCGCGTCGTCCCCGTCCACCACGACAGCTGGACCCACTTCACCGAGGGCCGCGACCAACTGGAAGCCGCCTTCACCGCCGCGGGCCTGGCCGACCGCCTGGACCGGGACTGGCTCCGGCGCGCCTGA
- a CDS encoding ABATE domain-containing protein, with translation MNETVVTDARGAALPPAPGADRHTSLDFADTTATLPAGQSYDLLAAPDSAMRWLALHDLTTPEVRLYEVCAQRMRTLRDHVRALFTARVDGTTPPEKSLRAVNEALTALPTAPLLAWDGAQGPRRVQAHPTDQAVNHALATLAADAADLLTGPDADLLAACGSAPCDRFLLRTHGRRHWCSTRCGDRARAARAYARRSRAPDDAPRPSVPRDAAVHR, from the coding sequence ATGAACGAGACCGTGGTTACCGACGCCCGAGGAGCCGCTCTGCCACCGGCTCCGGGCGCCGACCGGCACACCTCCCTGGACTTCGCCGACACCACCGCGACCCTGCCCGCCGGCCAGAGCTACGACCTGCTCGCCGCCCCCGACTCGGCCATGCGCTGGCTCGCGCTGCACGACCTGACCACCCCGGAGGTGCGGCTGTACGAGGTGTGCGCGCAGCGGATGCGCACCCTGCGCGACCACGTGCGGGCCCTGTTCACCGCGCGCGTCGACGGCACCACCCCGCCCGAGAAGTCCCTGCGGGCCGTGAACGAGGCGCTCACGGCCCTGCCCACCGCGCCCCTGCTCGCCTGGGACGGCGCACAGGGCCCACGCCGCGTCCAGGCCCACCCCACCGACCAGGCCGTCAACCACGCGCTGGCGACCCTCGCCGCCGATGCCGCCGACCTGCTCACCGGCCCCGACGCCGACCTCCTCGCAGCCTGCGGCTCCGCCCCCTGCGACCGGTTCCTCCTGCGCACCCACGGCCGACGCCACTGGTGCTCCACCCGCTGCGGCGACCGTGCCCGCGCCGCCCGCGCCTACGCCCGGCGCAGCCGCGCTCCGGACGACGCTCCACGACCGAGCGTTCCTCGCGACGCGGCCGTGCACCGGTGA
- a CDS encoding ATP-binding protein has protein sequence MNVPVACQYRIEVPASPERIPQIRRILAAHLKYWGLDAHVMPVCSAVDELVGNVVQHVEGDKTCVVEVRWAGRHLNTSVSDRDSTLPRLHTSSPAKGGLARVAMLSDSWGTCATEHGKVIWFSRRVKEPQRVMSGPQVPQPPVREFRPLPLEAVPADPFEAPSLAVPAGR, from the coding sequence ATGAACGTTCCGGTTGCCTGCCAGTACAGAATCGAAGTACCGGCCTCCCCAGAGCGCATTCCTCAGATCCGGCGCATTCTCGCAGCGCATCTGAAGTACTGGGGCCTCGACGCCCATGTCATGCCGGTCTGCAGCGCCGTCGACGAACTCGTCGGCAATGTGGTCCAGCATGTCGAGGGTGACAAGACATGTGTGGTGGAGGTGCGTTGGGCAGGGCGCCATCTCAACACGTCGGTCTCCGACCGCGACAGCACCCTTCCGCGGCTGCACACGTCGTCCCCCGCCAAAGGCGGACTCGCCAGGGTCGCGATGCTCAGCGACAGCTGGGGCACCTGTGCGACCGAGCACGGCAAGGTGATCTGGTTCAGCCGTCGCGTGAAGGAGCCGCAGCGCGTCATGTCCGGCCCGCAGGTGCCCCAGCCGCCGGTCCGGGAGTTCCGGCCGCTGCCGCTGGAGGCGGTGCCCGCCGACCCGTTCGAAGCGCCCTCGCTCGCCGTGCCGGCCGGGCGGTGA
- a CDS encoding streptophobe family protein, with amino-acid sequence MSQQASSSPAGATRPPHGWIHALAAVLAGLVVMAAVAALGLWTAGAADLPDGGFLPVVAAVVVMAAGGTVEVAGDAGAIAETRAGLTALPLSVALAGALVLAAGFLRPLRHRAVASAGELVGWAARLAFLWLLALIGLGALARHTFTIPVEDPTGGFLEEFLDISPRVGFRTDVPLTLLFGLLWLAGVLALAVAVSRGSPLPARLLRFQESVRPAAYAMVALLLAYVAVGVVIGIVVALTRDSTADTFAVIFLGLPNLVWLAFTLGLGASWEGKVEGPFGLPMPKLLDEVLRSGDMSTLDLAALVERDGRAWWLLVAAVVLVTGAAFLMAVRSPAGTRLWQHALHMAVALVLTVLTVCLLVRLYAHYGLSLLGIGDLGGDLTGEVALRPNLWPALGLAAAWGLVTGAIGGLLATRVHRRGQTAAPRH; translated from the coding sequence GTGAGTCAGCAGGCATCGAGCAGCCCCGCCGGCGCGACCCGGCCGCCCCACGGCTGGATCCACGCGCTCGCCGCGGTACTCGCCGGCCTCGTCGTCATGGCCGCCGTCGCGGCGCTGGGTCTGTGGACGGCCGGCGCGGCGGACCTGCCCGACGGCGGCTTCCTGCCGGTGGTCGCGGCCGTCGTCGTGATGGCGGCCGGCGGCACCGTGGAGGTCGCCGGGGACGCGGGAGCGATCGCGGAGACACGGGCCGGACTCACGGCGCTGCCCCTCTCCGTGGCACTGGCCGGAGCGCTCGTCCTGGCCGCCGGATTCCTCCGGCCGCTGCGCCACAGGGCCGTCGCCTCGGCCGGTGAACTCGTGGGCTGGGCCGCCCGGCTGGCCTTCCTCTGGCTGCTCGCCCTCATCGGCCTCGGCGCGCTCGCCCGCCACACCTTCACGATCCCGGTCGAGGATCCCACGGGCGGATTCCTCGAGGAGTTCCTGGACATCAGCCCTCGCGTGGGGTTCCGCACCGATGTCCCGCTCACCCTCCTGTTCGGCCTGCTGTGGCTGGCTGGTGTCCTGGCTCTCGCCGTGGCCGTGTCGCGCGGCAGCCCGCTCCCCGCCCGGCTGCTGCGTTTCCAGGAGTCGGTCCGGCCGGCCGCGTACGCCATGGTCGCCCTGCTCCTCGCGTACGTCGCGGTCGGCGTGGTCATCGGCATCGTCGTGGCCCTGACCCGCGACAGCACCGCCGACACCTTCGCCGTGATCTTCCTCGGGCTGCCCAACCTCGTCTGGCTGGCTTTCACACTCGGTCTCGGCGCCTCCTGGGAGGGCAAGGTCGAGGGGCCCTTCGGCCTGCCCATGCCGAAGCTCCTCGACGAGGTGCTGCGCAGCGGCGACATGTCGACACTCGACCTCGCGGCCCTCGTCGAACGAGACGGGCGCGCGTGGTGGCTGCTCGTCGCCGCGGTGGTACTCGTGACGGGCGCGGCCTTCCTGATGGCCGTCCGCTCACCGGCCGGAACGCGGCTCTGGCAGCACGCCCTCCACATGGCCGTCGCCCTCGTACTGACCGTGCTGACCGTCTGTCTGCTCGTCAGGCTCTACGCGCACTACGGACTCTCCCTGCTCGGTATCGGCGACCTCGGTGGCGACCTGACCGGAGAGGTGGCGCTGCGCCCGAACCTGTGGCCCGCCCTCGGCCTCGCCGCCGCGTGGGGGCTGGTCACCGGGGCGATCGGCGGGCTCCTGGCGACGCGCGTCCACCGGCGCGGCCAGACCGCCGCCCCACGTCACTGA
- a CDS encoding DUF6777 domain-containing protein → MSAEPPPSSGRPTGPPPGPLSGPSQPGGPTPPPPPGGPTGSSASGGAAGPPSGPDGPAGPVPGGGGPTGSHEGPGRPWWRSVPRIATVAVALVAAVVLAVVLTRPGGSGSGGAGGGGSEVFLQAAGSTGPDPFTESTAKESSPPASTPAAEPDGDRTTSPNVTRSVEGSAPGLYEGTRKAASCDVEKQITALGADPARNRAFAQVHRIEPSRVPDFLRSLTPVQLRMDTRVTNHGFKDGGPRAYQAVLQAGTAVLVDDRGVPRVRCACGNPLLPPVAQKDTPRAIGDAWPGYHPSKVIVVAPADKPVKSFVLRDDDKWIKRPAGDTGTRDKETKAPSREPAPSKDASPPDGGRPPSEKPKAPPPPEPPSQESPPAPPPGSEPAPADPPSEPEEPPSEPAPDSGEESPDGPAPDAPEEPAPQQPGSTSGLAPGAPARAPVVLGSVLI, encoded by the coding sequence GTGAGTGCCGAACCGCCGCCGTCCTCCGGTCGCCCGACAGGCCCGCCTCCGGGTCCGCTCTCCGGTCCCTCGCAGCCGGGCGGTCCCACACCGCCGCCCCCGCCCGGCGGTCCCACGGGCAGCAGCGCTTCGGGCGGCGCCGCCGGTCCGCCGAGCGGTCCGGACGGCCCCGCAGGTCCCGTGCCCGGCGGCGGTGGCCCCACCGGTTCGCACGAGGGCCCGGGGCGGCCCTGGTGGCGGTCAGTCCCCCGGATCGCGACGGTCGCCGTCGCGCTGGTGGCCGCCGTGGTGCTCGCCGTCGTGCTGACCCGCCCGGGCGGCAGCGGCTCCGGCGGGGCCGGCGGCGGCGGTAGTGAGGTGTTCCTCCAGGCCGCCGGCTCGACCGGGCCCGATCCTTTCACCGAGTCGACGGCGAAGGAGAGTTCGCCGCCGGCGTCGACACCGGCCGCCGAGCCGGACGGAGACCGGACCACGTCCCCCAACGTGACCCGCAGCGTCGAGGGCTCGGCGCCGGGACTGTACGAAGGCACCCGCAAGGCGGCCAGCTGCGACGTCGAGAAGCAGATCACCGCGCTCGGCGCGGATCCGGCGAGGAACCGGGCCTTCGCGCAGGTCCACCGGATCGAACCGTCCCGCGTCCCGGACTTCCTGCGCTCGCTGACCCCGGTGCAGCTGCGGATGGACACCCGGGTGACGAACCACGGCTTCAAGGACGGCGGACCGAGGGCCTACCAGGCCGTGCTGCAGGCGGGAACCGCGGTGCTGGTCGACGACCGCGGGGTGCCGCGGGTGCGCTGCGCCTGCGGCAACCCCCTGCTCCCGCCCGTCGCACAGAAGGACACCCCCCGCGCCATCGGGGACGCATGGCCCGGCTACCACCCCTCGAAGGTCATCGTCGTCGCTCCCGCGGACAAGCCCGTCAAGAGCTTCGTGCTCCGCGACGACGACAAGTGGATCAAGCGGCCGGCCGGCGACACCGGGACCCGTGACAAGGAGACCAAGGCTCCCTCCCGGGAGCCCGCCCCCTCCAAGGACGCCTCCCCTCCGGACGGCGGCAGGCCGCCGTCGGAGAAGCCCAAGGCCCCGCCCCCGCCCGAGCCCCCGTCGCAGGAATCGCCGCCGGCACCGCCGCCCGGATCGGAGCCGGCCCCCGCCGATCCTCCGTCGGAGCCGGAGGAACCCCCTTCCGAACCCGCCCCCGACTCGGGCGAAGAATCCCCGGACGGGCCGGCACCCGACGCGCCGGAGGAGCCCGCCCCGCAGCAGCCGGGCAGCACGTCCGGCCTCGCCCCCGGTGCGCCGGCACGGGCTCCGGTCGTCCTCGGATCGGTGCTGATCTAA
- a CDS encoding S1 family peptidase: MKIKRFAPLTGVSRAARLTAVAAALVTVSALAAPSALADQADSARATTAQLAQVDDAVLGADVAGTAWYTDKETGKVVVTADSTVSAAEIAKIKKAAGERAGALEIKRTPGTFNKLIAGGQAIYAGGGRCSLGFNVRSGSTYYALTAGHCTNIGSTWYTNSANTTVLGTRTGSSFPNNDYGIIRHSNASAADGRVYLYNGSYRDITGAGNAYVGQTVQRSGSTTGLHSGRVTGLNATVNYGSGDVVYGMIQTNVCAEPGDSGGALFSGSTALGLTSGGSGNCSSGGTTFFQPVTEALSAYGVSVF; encoded by the coding sequence GTGAAGATCAAGCGCTTCGCCCCCCTCACCGGCGTCTCGAGAGCCGCACGGCTGACCGCCGTCGCCGCCGCACTCGTGACCGTCTCCGCGCTCGCGGCACCGTCCGCGCTGGCCGACCAGGCCGACTCCGCGCGGGCCACCACGGCGCAGCTCGCCCAGGTCGACGACGCGGTGCTCGGCGCCGACGTGGCCGGCACCGCCTGGTACACCGACAAGGAGACCGGCAAGGTCGTCGTCACGGCGGACTCCACCGTCTCCGCCGCCGAGATCGCCAAGATCAAGAAGGCGGCGGGCGAGCGCGCCGGCGCCCTCGAGATCAAGCGCACCCCCGGCACCTTCAACAAGCTCATCGCGGGCGGCCAGGCCATCTACGCGGGCGGCGGACGCTGCTCCCTCGGCTTCAACGTCCGCAGCGGCAGCACCTACTACGCCCTGACGGCCGGTCACTGCACCAACATCGGCTCGACCTGGTACACAAACTCCGCCAACACCACGGTGCTCGGCACGCGGACCGGTTCCAGCTTCCCGAACAACGACTACGGCATCATCCGCCACTCCAACGCCTCGGCGGCGGACGGCCGTGTCTACCTCTACAACGGCAGCTACCGGGACATCACCGGCGCCGGCAACGCCTACGTCGGCCAGACCGTCCAGCGCAGCGGCAGCACCACCGGTCTGCACAGCGGCCGGGTCACCGGCCTCAACGCGACCGTCAACTACGGTAGCGGCGACGTCGTCTACGGCATGATCCAGACCAACGTCTGCGCCGAGCCGGGCGACAGCGGCGGCGCCCTGTTCTCCGGCAGCACGGCCCTCGGCCTCACCTCCGGCGGCAGCGGCAACTGCTCGTCGGGCGGCACCACGTTCTTCCAGCCCGTCACCGAGGCGCTGAGCGCGTACGGCGTGAGCGTCTTCTAG
- a CDS encoding ABC transporter ATP-binding protein/permease, which yields MAERPGTPTAPALVMETDSGSTVMDPTRAYHVGRDPLSDIVIDDPRVSWHHAVLRADDGHWTVADENSTNGTYAEGRRIHVRVVGPGSVLRFGSAADGPRAVLADLAPPAVEAPAVEPPVVPSPALAPPAAQPGPPPVVSMPAATGTFRRPTSVRPLPARTVRIGRSPDNELVVDDLVVSRRHAELRTGPDGTYEIVDLGSHNGTYLNGMPVDRAPVRAGDIVGVGHSAFVLVGDELQEFVDTGEVSLDVQDLTVSVDGGRKTLLDHVSFPVGEKCLLAVVGPSGAGKSTLLNALTGLRPAQRGTVLYDGRDLYRDYAELRRRIGLVPQDDILHAQLTVRRALSYAAELRFPQDTERSEREARVAEVIRELGLDQRAGQPIHSLSGGQRKRVSVALELLTKPSLLFLDEPTSGLDPGMDRSVMHMLRGLADDGRTVVVVTHSVLSLDVCDRLLVLAPGGRIAYYGPPGQALGFFGFAEWPEAFEAFESDRGRDWAEMYRGSRFNSQYIVGATAQPRLPAGRAPGPVPPPPKTQSWSAQLLTLVRRYTAALSADRTFLVIMIALPFVMGAMARALAGGRLDRETALNALLILCVGAVLTGAANAVRELVKERPIYQRERAVGLSRSAYLMSKVVVLGTITVLQAIVLTLVALAGVDLGAPGGEGVLLPPLPELTLAVALLSFTAMMLGLLISALVRKEEVTMPLLVLLAIVQVVFCGALLKLDGVAVIEQLAWLVPSRWALGAMAGTIGLGRIVPGELTADPLFEHSAGVWLLDMGMLLVLSALFCLLVARLLRRHEPAVMRK from the coding sequence ATGGCAGAGCGGCCTGGCACGCCGACTGCGCCCGCCCTCGTCATGGAGACCGACAGCGGCTCCACGGTGATGGATCCGACCCGGGCGTACCACGTCGGGCGTGATCCCCTGAGCGACATCGTGATCGACGACCCGCGCGTCTCCTGGCACCACGCCGTGCTACGGGCCGACGACGGCCACTGGACGGTGGCCGACGAGAACAGCACCAACGGCACCTACGCGGAGGGCCGTCGGATCCATGTGCGGGTGGTCGGCCCCGGCAGTGTCCTCCGCTTCGGGAGCGCCGCCGACGGCCCGCGGGCCGTGCTCGCCGACCTGGCACCACCGGCCGTCGAAGCACCGGCCGTCGAACCACCGGTCGTCCCGTCACCTGCGCTCGCACCGCCGGCCGCGCAACCCGGGCCGCCGCCCGTCGTGTCGATGCCCGCCGCGACCGGGACCTTCCGCAGACCGACCAGTGTGCGGCCGCTGCCCGCCCGCACCGTGCGCATCGGCAGGTCACCCGACAACGAGCTCGTCGTCGACGACCTGGTGGTCTCCCGGCGGCACGCGGAACTGCGCACCGGGCCCGACGGCACGTACGAGATCGTCGACCTCGGCAGCCACAACGGCACCTACCTCAACGGCATGCCCGTCGACCGGGCGCCGGTGCGGGCAGGCGACATCGTCGGCGTGGGGCACTCCGCGTTCGTGCTGGTCGGCGACGAACTCCAGGAGTTCGTCGACACCGGCGAGGTCTCGCTCGACGTGCAGGACCTGACGGTCTCCGTGGACGGGGGCCGCAAGACCCTCCTGGACCACGTCTCCTTCCCCGTCGGCGAGAAGTGCCTGCTCGCCGTGGTCGGGCCGAGCGGCGCGGGAAAGTCCACCCTGCTGAACGCGCTCACCGGGCTGCGGCCCGCGCAGCGGGGAACCGTCCTGTACGACGGGCGCGACCTCTACCGCGACTACGCCGAGTTGCGCCGGCGCATCGGACTCGTGCCGCAGGACGACATCCTGCACGCCCAGCTGACCGTCCGCCGCGCCCTCTCCTACGCCGCGGAGCTGCGCTTCCCCCAGGACACCGAACGGTCGGAGCGGGAGGCCAGGGTGGCGGAGGTGATCCGCGAGCTCGGGCTCGATCAGCGGGCCGGCCAGCCCATCCACTCCCTCTCCGGCGGCCAGCGCAAGCGTGTCAGCGTGGCGCTCGAGCTGCTGACCAAGCCTTCCCTGCTCTTCCTCGACGAGCCGACGTCCGGGCTCGACCCCGGCATGGACCGCTCCGTGATGCACATGCTCCGGGGCCTGGCCGACGACGGGCGCACGGTCGTCGTGGTGACCCACAGCGTGCTCAGCCTGGACGTCTGCGACCGGCTGCTCGTCCTCGCGCCCGGCGGGAGGATCGCCTACTACGGTCCGCCCGGGCAGGCCCTCGGCTTCTTCGGCTTCGCCGAATGGCCCGAGGCGTTCGAGGCCTTCGAGAGCGACCGGGGCAGGGACTGGGCGGAGATGTACCGCGGATCCCGCTTCAACTCGCAGTACATCGTCGGCGCCACCGCCCAGCCGCGGCTGCCCGCCGGCCGTGCCCCGGGCCCCGTACCGCCGCCGCCCAAGACGCAGAGCTGGAGTGCGCAGCTGCTGACGCTGGTGCGGCGGTACACGGCCGCGCTGAGCGCGGACCGCACCTTCCTCGTCATCATGATCGCGTTGCCGTTCGTCATGGGGGCGATGGCCCGCGCGCTGGCCGGCGGCCGGCTCGACCGGGAGACGGCGCTGAACGCCCTGCTGATCCTGTGCGTCGGGGCCGTGCTGACGGGCGCGGCGAACGCGGTGCGCGAGCTGGTCAAGGAACGGCCGATCTATCAGCGGGAACGGGCCGTCGGCCTGTCCAGGTCCGCGTACCTGATGTCCAAGGTGGTGGTCCTCGGGACGATCACGGTGCTCCAGGCCATCGTGCTGACCCTCGTGGCCCTGGCCGGGGTCGACCTCGGCGCGCCCGGCGGCGAAGGCGTGCTGCTGCCGCCACTGCCGGAGCTCACCCTGGCCGTCGCACTGCTGTCGTTCACCGCGATGATGCTGGGCCTGCTGATCTCCGCCCTGGTACGCAAGGAGGAGGTCACCATGCCGCTGCTGGTGCTCCTCGCGATCGTGCAGGTCGTCTTCTGCGGCGCGCTGCTGAAGCTGGACGGCGTGGCGGTGATCGAGCAGCTGGCGTGGCTGGTCCCGTCCCGGTGGGCCCTCGGGGCGATGGCGGGCACGATCGGCCTGGGCCGTATCGTCCCCGGCGAGTTGACGGCCGATCCGCTCTTCGAGCACTCGGCGGGGGTGTGGCTGCTCGACATGGGAATGCTGCTGGTGCTGTCGGCGCTCTTCTGTCTCCTGGTCGCCCGTCTGCTGCGGCGGCACGAGCCCGCCGTGATGCGGAAGTAG
- a CDS encoding serine/threonine-protein kinase, which produces MTPLPGMPGGRPSELVGKEVASYLVEREIGRGGMAVVYRARDLRLDRTVALKLLAPELARNDTFRKRFTHESRVAASIDHPHIVPVFEAGETDGLLYIAMRYVAGQDLRVLLDRKGPLPAVTAGRIAAQVASALDAAHAHDLVHRDVKPGNILVAEGTDSDHPEHVYLTDFGLTKKSLSLTGFTTVGQFVGTLDYVAPEQISGRPVDGRCDVYSLGCVVFETLTGGPPFRRDDDMALLWAHQYDPAPPLTAERPDLPEAVDTVMARALAKSPDDRYDSCGEFVAALRAAASAVSRGPGEGGRPATGVGAHGTLPPPGTPPPPDPPRWALPVFPGTAGTGRQ; this is translated from the coding sequence ATGACGCCGCTTCCCGGGATGCCCGGCGGCAGGCCGTCCGAGCTGGTCGGCAAGGAGGTGGCCAGCTATCTGGTGGAGCGGGAGATCGGCCGGGGCGGCATGGCGGTGGTCTACCGCGCGCGGGACCTGCGTCTGGACCGCACCGTCGCCCTGAAGCTGCTCGCTCCCGAACTGGCCCGCAACGACACGTTCCGCAAGCGGTTCACCCACGAGTCACGTGTCGCCGCGTCGATCGACCACCCGCACATCGTGCCGGTCTTCGAGGCGGGTGAGACGGACGGCCTGCTCTACATCGCCATGCGCTACGTCGCCGGGCAGGATCTGCGGGTGCTGCTCGACCGCAAGGGTCCGCTGCCCGCCGTCACGGCGGGCCGCATCGCCGCGCAGGTGGCGTCCGCGCTGGACGCCGCGCATGCGCACGACCTGGTGCACAGGGACGTCAAACCCGGCAACATCCTGGTCGCGGAGGGCACCGACAGCGACCACCCCGAGCACGTCTATCTGACCGACTTCGGTCTGACGAAGAAGTCCCTGTCGCTGACCGGGTTCACCACCGTCGGGCAGTTCGTCGGCACGCTCGACTACGTGGCCCCGGAGCAGATCTCCGGCCGGCCGGTCGACGGGCGGTGCGACGTCTACAGCCTCGGCTGCGTCGTGTTCGAGACGCTGACCGGCGGTCCGCCGTTCAGGCGTGACGACGACATGGCCCTGTTGTGGGCGCATCAGTACGATCCGGCGCCGCCGCTGACCGCGGAGCGGCCCGATCTCCCCGAAGCCGTCGACACCGTCATGGCCAGGGCGCTCGCCAAGAGCCCGGACGACCGCTACGACTCCTGCGGCGAGTTCGTGGCGGCCCTGCGTGCGGCGGCGTCCGCCGTGTCCAGGGGACCGGGCGAGGGCGGCCGGCCGGCGACGGGGGTGGGCGCCCACGGCACGCTCCCGCCTCCTGGGACCCCTCCCCCGCCGGATCCGCCGCGGTGGGCGCTGCCGGTCTTCCCCGGCACCGCCGGGACCGGTCGTCAGTGA